A window from Candidatus Hydrogenedentota bacterium encodes these proteins:
- a CDS encoding SMC-Scp complex subunit ScpB, with translation MEPSQVKRVLEAALLAAREPMSPHDMKRMFDEELSTDMLRKLLDELREDWGERPVELIQLASGWRFRTRAEYLPYIERLNPERPPKYSRAVLETLAIIAYRQPVTRGDIEEIRGVAVNANVIKTLEERGWIDVVGHRETPGRP, from the coding sequence ATGGAGCCGAGCCAGGTCAAGCGGGTGCTTGAAGCCGCCTTGCTCGCGGCGCGCGAGCCGATGTCGCCGCACGATATGAAGCGTATGTTCGACGAGGAGCTGTCGACGGACATGCTGCGCAAGCTGCTCGACGAACTGCGCGAGGACTGGGGCGAGCGGCCGGTCGAATTGATTCAGCTTGCATCCGGCTGGCGTTTCAGGACGCGGGCCGAATACCTGCCCTATATCGAGCGCCTCAATCCGGAGCGTCCGCCCAAGTATTCGCGGGCGGTGCTGGAAACCTTGGCCATCATCGCCTATCGTCAACCGGTGACCCGGGGCGATATTGAAGAAATCCGCGGGGTCGCGGTCAACGCCAACGTGATCAAGACACTCGAAGAGCGCGGTTGGATTGACGTGGTGGGCCATCGCGAAACACCCGGGCGACC